A single Salmo trutta chromosome 14, fSalTru1.1, whole genome shotgun sequence DNA region contains:
- the sid4 gene encoding secreted immunoglobulin domain 4, with amino-acid sequence MDSSTTALLFCSLLWTVCAQAPVVSVEPRSAGVRLGESVSFRCRVVSGSQPVLLEWKRTNNHPLADNVKIGPDGSVLTVANTRNGNQGQYRCVATNSVGRSTMMASLTIKHSPKVRVTPAGPLRVRLGEPVALECHATGRPRPSITWQRHGTQLVTTKTEDTSTLKVAAVSSEDAGVYVCQAQNTEGVAEVKVEVIVEGGQGAANAPKATVSMAEVTAVEGHTVTMQCQATGSPLPVVSWSKLRAPLPWQHTVVGGVLTLTSVGRQDSGQYICNATNTHGYSQAYTQLEVDSPPYTTSLPDQVRLRPGDTLRLQCLAHGSHPITFHWTRVGRAGMPAGAETIKDGQLLIGQVKLNDSGTYKCVATNHVGSSEALAKVTVKA; translated from the exons ATGGATTCCTCCACAACAGCACTGCTCTTTTGTTCTCTACTCTGGACAG TATGTGCCCAGGCCCCAGTAGTATCAGTTGAGCCCAGGTCAGCAGGGGTCCGGCTGGGGGAGTCGGTCAGTTTCCGCTGCCGGGTGGTCAGTGGGTCACAGCCCGTCCTTCTGGAGTGGAAGAGAACCAACAACCATCCACTGGCAG ATAATGTGAAGATCGGTCCGGATGGTTCCGTGCTCACTGTTGCTAACACCAGGAACGGTAACCAGGGGCAGTACCGTTGCGTGGCAACTAACTCTGTGGGCCGAAGCACCATGATGGCCTCACTGACCATCAAAC ATTCCCCTAAGGTGCGGGTGACCCCGGCAGGGCCCCTGCGTGTCCGGCTTGGTGAACCTGTAGCTCTGGAATGCCACGCCACAGGTAGGCCACGCCCCTCCATTACCTGGCAACGCCACGGAACACAGCTGGTAACCACAAAGACCGAGGACACCAGTACACTGAAG GTGGCAGCAGTGAGCTCTGAGGATGCtggagtgtatgtgtgtcagGCCCAGAACACTGAGGGGGTCGCCGAGGTCAAGGTGGAGGTCATCGTTGAGGGCGGCCAGGGAGCTGCCAATGCACCCAAGGCGACAGTATCCATGGCAGAGGTGACAGCTGTGGAGGGTCACACGGTCACCATGCAGTGTCAGGCCACAG gtTCTCCCCTTCCTGTTGTCTCCTGGTCTAAACTGCGAGCCCCGTTACCATGGCAGCACACTGTGGTGGGTGGAGTTCTGACTCTGACCAGCGTGGGGCGCCAGGATTCAGGACAGTACATCTGTAATGCCACCAATACACACGGATACAGCCAGGCATACACACAGCTAGAGGTGGACT cCCCTCCCTACACCACCAGTCTACCAGACCAGGTGAGACTCCGCCCCGGTGACACCCTCCGTCTCCAGTGCCTCGCCCACGGCTCTCACCCAATCACATTCCATTGGACACGGGTGGGCCGGGCCGGCATGCCCGCAGGGGCGGAGACCATTAAGGATGGCCAGCTGCTGATTGGCCAGGTGAAGTTGAATGACAGCGGGACCTACAAATGCGTGGCGACCAACCACGTTGGTTCCAGCGAGGCTCTGGCGAAGGTCACAGTGAAAG CCTAA